The DNA segment AAGGATCAAGAGATCTTACCAACCATGACAATACCATGTTGTTACACCTTCTCCAAGCCCCAAAATAAGGATCATCTTGTGCTGGTTTAGTAATAGAACCATCCACAAAATCCAACTTATTATTCTTGGATAATAAAGCCATTCTCATATTTAGCCTCCAGGAATGATAATTCTATCCTGTCCCTAAAAGAACTGAAGAAACTAAAGGAACAAAAGGATTTTCACCAGAATAAAGATAATAAGGACTGGATTCAGTAATTCGTGGATTAGTCATTGATTTTGcagagaagaaaaacaatctGGAAAGAAGAAAGTAAGGAAGAAAGAACTAAGAACAATTAAAGAAAGATTGCGGAAAAAAACTTTAATGCTCTGATACTATCTTAACAAAACAAAAGAtcttaaagaagaagagagaaaagaagacTGAATTGAATAgatgaaaaaagaagaagaagtatcAGTAGTTTACAAAGATGAGCTTAACAACTTATATAGACTATAACTGAATCAGTTAATCCTAATTAACTAATTACCTGCAACTAACCAGTAAAACCTAACTGTAAAACCTATAGTTTTAACTGCTAACAGGCTCTAGCCTGGGGCTGCGGGTGCCGATGGTATCTTTAGAAATTACAGAGGTTATTCTTGAGGTAGTTTGGCTTTCCCTATTCCTTCTGCTCCTATGTAGATTGCGGAACTTTAGGTTGTCATCTTCGCGATTGACATCGCATGTGAATGGGGCTGGCTGAAACTATGGATCCTATCTGACTCTACATATGTGGTGCAACTCCTTTAGCGTAGATCTTCGGCAGTCCCTTGGCGGATCAGACAAGCTTGGCTAAAATTCTTTAATCAATGCTCCGGAATGTAACTAGTTATCTCTCACATTTTCAGCGAAGTGAATAGTGCTGCAGATTCGATTGCTCGGTTTGGAGTCACAACTACTAGGATCCTGTCGTGGCATACCACTCCTCGCTTCTGCCAGCAATTTGTTCTTAGTGAATTATGTAACATTGATTATTATCGCTTTTCCTAATTTCCTCCTCTTGtgaacttttttttcttttatttatatatatttggggATTGTCGGGTTAAGGGCCACGGGTGCCAACCTAGCTGGGATATCTGATTCTCAACCTTGCTCTCTTCTAACTtttcattaaaaatatatatatatactcaataagttacAAAAATCTTCACATGTTATAGGCATAAACTGATTGACCATCTCTCCAATCAACTTTCCTATGTACATAAttattcttactatccctgcaaatattatattcaaataaaaacGAATCATATCAGTTCATAATTAATGTTaataatattttcaaataaaagagCAAAATCTACTTATCTTAGTATCACCCACAACTCCATCATGAAGTATACTACCCACCTGTAAGATTAAAACCCAAGCTTTTCATtagtgaatctaacaatgaatacagtAAAATCAATGTATTTAAGCGGGAGATTTAACCTTTTCAATGGTATGTTAATAGATCCATATTCCAGTTGCTGAAATCCACATACGCAAGAGTAATCGGATGAGAAAAATATAGATTAAAGaacaatgaaactctaatacatTGAGGAACGAAATAAATATGGTTTACCATTACCGTGTTTCGATCTCAGTCCTAGTGATTTGCATGTAGAAAGCAACCGGAGATAGCCAAAGAGAGGGGTGAGAGAGATGAAGCCTGAGCTGCAAGAGAAACCTAATTAAGTCTCTAGGTCGTGGTTTATTTATGAGCTAAAAATTCCAGTCAAACGTATTGAGCGCCTTAAATTTGGGATTCGTTTTAGTTGGCCGcctaagtgaaatttcatttgccgcttttttgttttctgaATACCATGATAGTCATTTATCACAAGTGTCATTTGATGATTAAgtaaattttgaattaaacgcacgttttttttaaatgacagAATTGTGTCATGGGAAGACAACATGTGAATTGAGCTGGTTTATATTTAAACTTTCAGATGAAATAATTTTAgtatactgtcacgaaaaacaAAACGAAAATAAATGTATGTCAATGTATCTTGTATCATGTGTTAGGGAAAATGGTATAATGAGTATATCACTCCTTAgatattaatgtaatttttagATGAGCAAGTTTATTCTAATCTGATATAAAATTATGTCATGACACCTCTAAAATGCCTAGAAATGAAATAGAAATATCAAGGATACTAAGTCACCATGTTGTCACACACATTTTAGAGActtcaattttaatattttctaatcGGAGAAATTCTTATTATTATAAGTCAATCCTTTTCAATTGATTGATAACACTTCAAAATCATGTTTATATTTTCATCAACTTAGTGCAAAACTTAATATGCATTTTATcttacacaaattaagaaaaaaatggcTACGAGAATCATAAGATGAGGGTTTGCTTTTGCTTATGTTTTGTGATTATATCAATCCTTATGATTCTTCATATAGAATAAACAAAGTGATTTTGCTGGAATACATAACCCGAGGAGTTCTACGCTTATTTTATTCGCTATCTGGCCACTGGTATATGCCACTCTCTGGTTGAAGCTTTAGAGCAAGTAAGTGCCTCTTCCTACTACTAATTTTTGCgtgtttatatattatatagtgGGGTGGCAACGGGGGCAGGGATTTCCCATTACCCGTGAGGATCAAACCGACCGGGACAAGGACGGTATCATTTTAAGTAGAAACTTGCATATtgatttaattaatcaatatgAGTTTTTTTCTCTAAGTAGActatatttgtttattttcttaaattaaatatttttgttagCTCATTTGAATTCTCGCTTTGGAGATAGTTTACTAGTTAGCATGTTTATATTAATTAACGTTTTTTATGAAGTATTTTTTTAGCTTTGTTTAACCAACTATTATTTTTTaatgcaatatatatatatatatatatatatatatatataattgctGAAACAAAGCTGAAAATCATTTATATGAGTTccctttaaaattaaaatacaaaaataattctggaaataatttaaaataaaccACCCAATTTTTGTCGgtaaattatataaatacataATCTGATAAATTGATCACCGACATATATGGATTAGTAATGTTGTTGGAATGTCCGACATAAGTTCATGTCTACTTGTAGTCGGTCCGTATATCCAACACAATTGACCTACTAAAAATTGTGTCGGTGACTTTTTGAGTCAATACAGAATTGTCAGATCTACTTGTTTAGGAAGATATTGCCGACACATAAGAATATGTCAGAGTTCCGTCACTGATGACGATCACCGACCGAGTTTAGGCGATCCAATAGAACTTTTCGTCGGGATAGAAACATTAAGATATAAGGTTTATCTTCATAGTAGAAACATAttatacatgtatatattcTAAGCAATcctaattctttaacttttaaGTGTGAGGCCATTATATGTTGTTTAGTTAGGAGATATAAAGATGTTATTAGAGAGATATCTGAAaagtgtaatttttttaaataaaaaatggggTTCCATGAGAAACTTTGTTCTAAAGAAGTTTAATTCTTAGATTTTTCCATTTGGAGAGGTCGACAATGATCATTTTGTTGTCGTTTACTTTCATAAGtgacttttatattaataaagggCAAAGTTCATGACTTTTATGCCCAATTTTGAAGTTCAAGACCAAGTAAGTGAAAATATTGGGTCATGAGTGTCAatgtatatttattttcatgttttctatTAGCAGTATTCTAACTTGCACATTTTTTTGGGTTTATACTGTGAACTAAGGTCTCTGGGTTCAGCTTGTTAAAGGAAAATTTTACATCATCTTTTAAGCCATATTTCAAGGTCTATTAGAACTTGACAAGGGAAATACCATGTAGAGTCAAGATGGAGTTGAgaggaaaatataaatatttaacaaTATAATTGCTAAACTTGCTGAATTTATCTATGAGGAGGACTAAGTTGTGATCATATTGAAAGATTATATGATAAATATAGAATTATTTTTATTCATGTGCTTATAGTTTGGGGGGAAATGTAATTTAAGAAAATCCAACATAAAAAGACAAAGATATAATCCATATAATAAAATAAGCACTCGATATTAGTCTATATCACTTGCAATATTATTCATAATATTCTAGAAAAAGGTCATGTGCTTTCGTTTTCACATATATTATGGTATAATTTTAACTAAGGATGTCTCTTTCCTTCCAAACTTCACATTCTTAGCTTCTTCTTTGTTTATTCTGAATGCACTTATAAGAACCTCCAAAGGCAAGCAATTAATGACTGACTTTTGGCCAGAAAGATCAGAGGTAATTGAGTTACCATTGGTTTTGAAAGTAACATATTCTAATCTCTCACTCTTTGCTTGTTCCGCCATCAAAAAGCTATGTGGTACTATGAGGAGTTGTCCTTCCTTTAAGCTGCCATCGAACACGTTCTTTCCATTGTCATCCACTACTTGAATATGACCTTCACCCTTCACCACGTACATTATGCTATGAGTATTTTCCCAATGGGGTAATCTCATAACATCCTGCATATTAACATATACAACATTACAATCAATACTCTATTAATCAAGGGAAAAAACCTCATGAATCCTTAGTCTTAAAAAACCTCATAACATCCTGCATATTAACATATACAACATTACAATCAATACTCTATATACCGCAAAGGTTATACTTTTCACCGcacccttttgacatttatgtcCTCCTCACAATTTCAAACCAATaaccaaaacctctcaaatcctctctactttgaagcttttcataaaacccgacctaaaacgacatgccGCCAAAGGAAAGAAGGGGAAAAGGCTTAATGAATCTTctgataagttttttttttttaaatatgtccgaaatcacgggttccgcctccgaaatCGGAGGCGGAACTCGTTTTTTTTGCCTAAACGGAACTCCGACGCCGTTGCCACCATGGGCGGAACGGATGAACTGTTCGTCCCGCCCGTGGTGGCAACGACGTCGGCCAGGTGGAAAGTATGGCGCACCCGTTCCACCATCAGGTGGAACGAGTGGCGCACCagttccaccgtaaggtggaactGGGTTCCGCGCTCGTTCCACCTGatggtggaacgggtggcgcaACCGTTTAGGCTTATtccttaaaaaaattcaaaatttaaaaaacgaatttttaatttaaatttatattgtaAGATTACTtcgtgttcgaaatcatggtcttcgggaatactcgggtccattttcgtcaaattcgggtttttaggcttgggatagaaagagagaaaaaaaaaatttgattttttgaaaaaaataaaataagaagggcataaatgtcaaaagggtgcggtggataaaaaaaaagttacggTATATAGCAGTTCACTAAAATAAAAGATGTTTAgggtttatatataaaaaacacatatatatacaaaaattctCATTGTTTTATAATaactttatatttatatattttctaatttttttatctatttaaaAATGTTTATTTCAATTGGTAATGAAATTAATTGATACACTGTGAATTACTGAAAGAGCCTGCATAAGAAATCTGAACAGATAGCAATGAACAAAGACTgaacttataaaaaaataattcaaattgATTGGTATTAAATCcgaaaatatatgtatttaaaGAATCTTATAATTTACAAAGAAAAATTACTAGATATGAtaatttcttaaaatatatgaTATTTCTTAAAAGGAGAAAAGGTAGACTTATTTAGTAATTTTTCtttgtaaattaataatttttttaaataattgttTTCAGTTTTCATATATGTGTTGTTTCTTATTTCACAATGTGTATCAATTAATTCCATGATCAATTAAAACAAACATTTCTAAATaggcaaaataattaaaaaacaaaatgtaaaaatataaatttattctaAAATGATGAGAGATAAATAgttaacaaattataaaaatataaagtgATTCTAAAAACATAAATGCATGTTTAaacaaaatataataatataaaattattctaaaaccgcgtgttttttaaattatttatcctaattataatttgtaaattttatatattattgttCTTACTCTGTTGAGGTCATTGTTGGGGATGCGAGTGATAGCAATGAAAATTAAAGTCTCATTTCCACTATTATAGCCCCACAAGGTTTCTCCAGTGCGGAAAAAAAGCACGTCACCACTTTGAAGATGAAACATATTGTCACACTCATTTTTCTTACCATCTAATTCTTGAGAGCATTCAGGAATGATTAGACCAAATATACCATTGCCTGTATATCCATAAATACATTATTTATGACaagtaaaaataatttaataaatactaAATTTTGTGTTTAAATTCGACTTTGTAAAGAATATTAGATTTTcgatattaatataatttttcccTAATAAGTAAATAACAAATTAGTCATTTAAATAAGgaagaagtaaaaaaaaaaattgtttatggtttgctaaatttttaaacaaagACTTATGGTTTAAAATTTGTAAATAGATGTAtgtggtatattttatttataaagcAAAGCATTTCAAATTAcatttttaagttttgattacaagtaaagatatttttattttaatttttttttattcctaCACACCGATAAAACACAGCTCTCTAAATCGAAACCATAAATCATATGATGGTCATTTTATGTTTTCTTATTAATTGAAcaatttatgaactaaattgatatttaaatttattttacataactttaattcgatttttttttgaagaattttaATTCGATATTAGAATCTGCGTTTTGTCAATATGTATatgtaatttcaaataaaaacaaaaatgctATTGACTGTCATCAGAagttaacattttaatttcaaatacgtggttttgtaaaaaataatataccacatatatctatttgtaaacttttaaaccacaaacgTCTATTTACAAATAGGGcaaaccacaagcatttttCTTATACTTTACGCTTTAAATAATAGAGGTGctaaattattgaataaaacaaaacttaaagacctaataatttattattttaaatatgaaGAGTAGacaatgttttaagtaaaaatataaggataaattatttaccataaAAACAAAAGTGAATTAATAATGAATTTATGAATAAGGAATCAAAATAGTATCACGGTTTTTGAGCAAGTCTCAATTTAATCCCAACATACAATGatacaaaataacaaaaattattTTCGACTGAAATGATTTTGATTGGTGGGATTTAACACACCAATTGCAAGCCCTAAGTAGTGACCTACCGCTATCTGTACAGTTGTGCTCTCTAATATATAAAATTCGTtcattattttcaaaaaaaaagtagtGACCAATCTCATCTCTAGTTCGATTAAAGCTACAGATACTAATCTTAGGCCTTGCATACCTTCTGAAAATGTCGTTTATTTTTGGTGttctattattttaaataa comes from the Euphorbia lathyris chromosome 5, ddEupLath1.1, whole genome shotgun sequence genome and includes:
- the LOC136229367 gene encoding 11S globulin seed storage protein 1-like, producing the protein MAYVSYLCCLILLLHSCIAISSKTNCQVITRLFAREPDIYTTRESGFVEIWDPNTDLFQCAGVQVIRFIIKPNAYILPIYANADDFSYVVQGNGIFGLIIPECSQELDGKKNECDNMFHLQSGDVLFFRTGETLWGYNSGNETLIFIAITRIPNNDLNRDVMRLPHWENTHSIMYVVKGEGHIQVVDDNGKNVFDGSLKEGQLLIVPHSFLMAEQAKSERLEYVTFKTNGNSITSDLSGQKSVINCLPLEVLISAFRINKEEAKNVKFGRKETSLVKIIP